One window of the Thermodesulfomicrobium sp. WS genome contains the following:
- a CDS encoding chorismate mutase translates to MADKPLSLTQEIARIDEKLLTLLAQRTRLLAKAAQSRRAKGVGITDAQQEKTLWNTWRLASAKDNLDPQLARRLFHLTNTLAYARAEKDGGTDSLCLYPRRKPVRIDLDAPRDQILASILMILAAVNAEPVTVAPFQGTDLSLELMNALRQFGLNLTAEAESYSSTPVPSWSADNTIIYAGQGKFHLYLLLCLSLGRITKVKFTGSTRLKVHDLRPIQDFLPTLGARLTTIEPHSTGLPARLEASGQLPDSVTIPPGFSKKFILALAVAATTYPKGLVIHIEPGYKTSPLLRKGIGFLQELIPEIQFHDATIVVPPGPVRLGLRHADVPMDPLLSLHVLAFPFFHGGTARLRGTWPPHHPHLQSALDILEELGLRLEATEGHITATMTEPPVALDADLSSCPEYFPLILALTLGLKGPSTLRLPQEELLDTGAELLTALGVDFERTESSLHLNLPVHGRAPEGTWQSPDPFWTLAAALASFTRPGFCLSGADNVSSVWPWFWKIYMNLPEPQLFLSQPQEPATVHEQPQRKRIRIQS, encoded by the coding sequence ATGGCAGACAAACCCCTCTCCTTGACGCAGGAAATCGCTCGTATTGACGAAAAACTCCTGACCCTCCTCGCCCAACGCACCCGGCTTTTGGCCAAGGCCGCCCAAAGCCGCCGCGCCAAAGGAGTCGGGATCACCGATGCCCAGCAAGAAAAGACCCTCTGGAATACCTGGCGGCTGGCCAGCGCCAAAGACAATCTCGACCCGCAGCTCGCCCGCCGTCTTTTCCACCTGACCAATACCTTGGCCTACGCCCGGGCGGAAAAAGACGGCGGCACGGACTCCCTCTGCCTGTATCCCCGCCGCAAGCCGGTACGCATCGACCTGGACGCCCCGCGCGACCAGATTCTGGCGAGCATCCTCATGATCCTTGCCGCGGTCAACGCCGAACCCGTCACCGTTGCGCCCTTCCAAGGCACGGACCTCTCCTTGGAGCTCATGAACGCCCTGCGGCAATTTGGACTCAACCTCACCGCAGAGGCAGAGTCCTACTCCAGCACACCGGTGCCTTCGTGGAGCGCGGACAACACCATCATCTATGCAGGCCAAGGGAAGTTCCACCTGTACCTGCTGCTCTGCCTCAGCCTTGGCCGGATCACCAAGGTCAAGTTCACCGGCTCCACCCGCCTCAAGGTGCACGACCTGCGCCCCATCCAGGACTTTCTCCCCACGCTCGGAGCGCGGCTCACCACCATCGAACCCCACAGCACCGGGCTGCCCGCCCGCCTGGAAGCCAGCGGCCAACTTCCCGACAGCGTCACCATCCCCCCGGGCTTTTCCAAGAAGTTCATCCTGGCCCTGGCGGTGGCGGCCACCACGTATCCCAAGGGCCTCGTCATCCATATAGAGCCGGGGTACAAAACCAGCCCGCTGCTGCGCAAAGGCATTGGATTCCTCCAGGAGCTGATCCCTGAGATCCAATTCCACGACGCCACCATCGTGGTTCCGCCCGGACCAGTACGCCTGGGACTCCGCCACGCAGACGTCCCCATGGACCCGCTCCTTTCGCTCCATGTGTTGGCCTTTCCCTTTTTCCATGGCGGCACCGCACGACTTCGCGGCACCTGGCCGCCGCATCACCCGCACCTGCAGAGCGCCCTGGACATCCTTGAGGAACTCGGCCTGCGCCTGGAAGCCACAGAAGGCCATATCACCGCCACCATGACCGAACCGCCCGTGGCGCTTGATGCCGATCTCTCGTCCTGCCCGGAATATTTTCCGCTCATCCTCGCCCTTACCTTGGGCCTCAAGGGTCCAAGCACCCTGCGCCTACCCCAGGAAGAACTGCTCGACACCGGCGCCGAACTCCTCACGGCCCTGGGGGTGGATTTTGAGCGAACGGAGAGTTCACTGCACCTCAACCTACCAGTGCATGGCCGCGCCCCGGAAGGGACCTGGCAAAGCCCGGACCCCTTCTGGACCCTGGCGGCGGCCCTGGCCTCCTTCACCCGCCCGGGATTTTGCCTCTCCGGCGCGGACAACGTCTCGTCCGTATGGCCCTGGTTCTGGAAGATCTACATGAACCTTCCCGAACCCCAACTCTTTCTTTCCCAACCACAGGAACCGGCCACCGTTCATGAACAACCTCAACGCAAACGCATCCGCATCCAATCCTGA
- a CDS encoding ATP-binding protein, translated as MERKKLPIGIQTFAKIRQENCYYVDKTPFVARLAEDGGYYFLSRPRRFGKSLFLDTLAEAFAGNRALFSGLYLENHWNWEKRHPVIRLSFAEGRLERREELDRSIRRQLHEHAQRFGMTLCDPEDIPGSFGELITGAAERLGERTVVLIDEYDKPILDNLTDPDTARAMREGLRNLYSVLKGRDADLRFVFLTGVSKFSKVSLFSGLNNLYDLTLDASVATICGYTEADLDTVFAPEFAAAAQDGQPLSRDAVRAWYNGYRWGSEESVYNPFDVLLLLRQREFRAWWFETATPTFLVEWLTRHQFFTPRLERLYADDALLSAFDVEAIAPEALLWQTGYVTITRVHRSEDGVEYELGLPNREVRMALNRALVRGLVPELPHAPSFALTTMLKEGDAHGLGEHMRSLFAGIPADWYRKNPMARYEGYFASVFYSHLAGLGVMTIPERVCTPGRLDLVVIAGAVVWIFEFKVIDGDTPTGEALRQIQEKGYAAAYRGKAAGARVVEVGVEFSTAKRQIVGWEVA; from the coding sequence ATGGAGCGCAAGAAACTACCCATCGGCATCCAGACCTTTGCCAAGATCCGCCAGGAAAACTGCTATTACGTGGACAAAACGCCGTTCGTGGCGCGTCTGGCCGAGGACGGCGGCTACTACTTCCTCTCCCGGCCGCGGCGCTTCGGCAAATCCCTGTTCCTCGACACCTTGGCCGAAGCCTTTGCCGGCAACCGCGCGCTTTTTTCCGGCCTCTATCTGGAAAATCACTGGAATTGGGAGAAGCGCCATCCGGTGATCCGGCTCTCCTTTGCCGAGGGGCGGCTTGAGCGCCGCGAAGAGCTTGATCGCAGCATCCGCCGCCAACTGCACGAACATGCGCAGCGATTCGGCATGACGCTTTGCGACCCGGAGGACATCCCGGGGAGCTTCGGCGAGCTCATCACTGGCGCAGCCGAGCGTTTGGGCGAGCGCACCGTGGTGCTCATCGACGAGTACGACAAACCCATTCTCGACAATCTCACCGATCCGGACACGGCGCGGGCCATGCGCGAGGGCCTGCGCAATCTCTACTCGGTGCTCAAGGGCCGGGATGCGGACCTGCGCTTCGTGTTTCTCACCGGGGTCTCCAAGTTCAGCAAGGTGAGTCTCTTTTCCGGGCTCAACAACCTCTATGATCTCACCTTGGATGCCTCGGTGGCCACCATCTGCGGCTATACGGAAGCGGACCTGGACACGGTCTTTGCCCCGGAGTTCGCCGCAGCCGCCCAAGACGGCCAGCCCCTTTCCCGGGATGCCGTGCGCGCCTGGTACAACGGCTACCGCTGGGGAAGCGAAGAGAGTGTCTACAACCCGTTCGATGTGCTGCTGCTCCTGCGCCAACGGGAATTTCGCGCCTGGTGGTTCGAGACCGCCACCCCCACGTTTCTCGTGGAGTGGCTCACGCGCCATCAGTTCTTCACCCCGCGTCTCGAGCGCCTGTACGCCGACGACGCCCTGCTTTCGGCCTTTGACGTGGAGGCCATCGCCCCTGAGGCCCTGCTTTGGCAGACGGGCTACGTCACCATCACCCGCGTGCACCGCAGCGAAGACGGGGTGGAGTACGAGCTGGGTCTTCCCAACCGCGAGGTGCGCATGGCCCTCAACCGCGCCCTGGTGCGGGGCTTGGTGCCCGAGCTTCCGCACGCCCCGAGCTTTGCCCTCACCACCATGCTCAAGGAGGGCGACGCCCACGGCCTGGGCGAGCACATGCGCAGCCTCTTTGCCGGCATTCCCGCGGACTGGTACCGCAAAAACCCCATGGCCCGGTACGAAGGTTATTTTGCCAGCGTGTTCTATAGCCACCTGGCGGGCCTTGGGGTGATGACCATCCCGGAGCGCGTCTGCACCCCGGGGCGGTTGGACCTGGTGGTCATCGCCGGGGCAGTGGTGTGGATCTTCGAGTTCAAGGTCATCGACGGCGACACCCCCACGGGCGAGGCCCTACGCCAGATCCAGGAAAAGGGCTACGCCGCGGCCTACCGGGGTAAGGCGGCAGGAGCGCGGGTCGTGGAAGTGGGGGTGGAATTCAGCACGGCCAAACGCCAGATCGTGGGCTGGGAGGTGGCATAG
- a CDS encoding YcaO-like family protein encodes MRHYTLAHQHSHLGVAFFTPKLTPPVDLPTILEMVQTTPTDAFLRAEARRLLAQAGEESVRALADHADPTLAALALETVLLHPDVEHLTDLLEHPRLPELAAATPLVFLRSRTLADAQIHRAWSLALGAAVFEAASLPDGLPPLPTTPKPLRPTDAHTVRAGLSLPPAASRPPLAHVLSRAMEVLYGLGVLAGPEMRHGASLAPWGLTRCWRLDRTVEHGRLAYRLSGTMTSYGRGLHLEAARVSLAMEIVERVSSFADIRGGRITGRIHGGEIRTARACELGDRAVDPNQLCLEAPAPDAPMAWMTATTAYGAPIWVPVQCVYLFANLDEPKLFGALGSTGLASGSSVDEACLAGLLEVLERDAETVSPWDASRAFRPQSRDPEIQRLLDAYAAQGIALVLEDITTEFGVPCMRAWVPLPHGGFVKATAANLCAKAAALAAITEVPFPFPQGPASGQWPEEFPERVLEELPDLSTGSAAGDRMLVEALLADQGLCPIYADLTQQSVGIPVVRTIIPGLETATDLDEFSRISPRLAAAAVRRMQH; translated from the coding sequence ATGCGCCACTACACCCTGGCCCACCAGCATAGCCACCTGGGCGTGGCCTTTTTCACGCCCAAGCTTACGCCTCCTGTGGACCTCCCCACCATCCTGGAGATGGTACAGACCACGCCCACGGACGCCTTCCTGCGCGCCGAAGCACGGCGTCTGCTCGCGCAGGCGGGGGAAGAGAGCGTGCGCGCCCTCGCCGACCATGCCGACCCCACCCTGGCGGCCCTGGCGCTGGAGACCGTGCTCCTGCATCCGGATGTGGAGCACCTCACCGACCTCCTCGAGCACCCGCGCCTTCCCGAGCTTGCCGCAGCCACCCCCCTCGTGTTCCTGCGCTCCCGCACCCTGGCCGACGCCCAAATCCACCGCGCCTGGAGTCTCGCCTTGGGGGCGGCGGTGTTCGAGGCCGCCTCCTTGCCCGACGGGCTGCCGCCCCTTCCCACCACCCCCAAGCCCCTGCGACCCACCGATGCCCACACGGTACGGGCCGGACTTTCCCTGCCGCCAGCCGCCTCCAGGCCGCCCCTGGCGCACGTGCTCTCCCGCGCCATGGAGGTCCTCTACGGCCTCGGCGTCCTCGCCGGCCCGGAGATGCGCCACGGGGCCTCGCTGGCGCCCTGGGGGCTGACCCGCTGTTGGCGTCTGGACCGCACCGTGGAACACGGGCGCCTCGCCTATCGCCTCTCCGGGACCATGACGAGCTATGGCCGTGGTCTGCACCTGGAGGCGGCCCGAGTGTCCTTGGCCATGGAGATCGTGGAACGGGTCTCGTCCTTTGCCGACATCCGCGGCGGCCGCATCACGGGGCGTATCCACGGCGGCGAAATTCGTACCGCCCGGGCGTGCGAACTGGGCGACCGTGCCGTGGATCCCAACCAGCTCTGTTTGGAGGCCCCGGCGCCCGACGCCCCCATGGCCTGGATGACCGCCACCACAGCCTACGGCGCGCCCATCTGGGTGCCGGTGCAATGCGTGTATCTCTTTGCCAATCTCGACGAGCCCAAACTCTTCGGCGCGTTGGGGTCCACCGGCCTGGCATCGGGATCCAGCGTGGACGAGGCCTGTCTCGCCGGACTCCTGGAAGTGCTCGAGCGCGACGCCGAGACCGTCTCCCCTTGGGATGCCTCCCGCGCCTTCCGTCCCCAAAGCCGCGACCCCGAAATCCAAAGGCTCTTGGACGCCTACGCCGCCCAAGGCATTGCCCTGGTGCTCGAAGACATCACCACCGAGTTCGGCGTCCCCTGCATGCGCGCTTGGGTCCCCCTGCCCCACGGTGGTTTCGTCAAGGCCACGGCCGCGAACCTTTGCGCCAAGGCTGCGGCCCTGGCGGCCATCACCGAGGTCCCTTTTCCCTTCCCCCAAGGTCCGGCCTCGGGGCAGTGGCCGGAGGAGTTCCCGGAGCGCGTGCTCGAGGAGCTCCCGGATCTGTCCACCGGCTCTGCCGCCGGCGACCGCATGCTCGTGGAGGCCCTGCTGGCGGACCAAGGCCTGTGCCCCATCTACGCCGACCTCACCCAACAGAGCGTGGGCATCCCCGTGGTGCGGACCATCATCCCCGGCCTGGAGACCGCCACAGACCTGGACGAATTCTCCCGCATCAGCCCTCGCCTGGCGGCTGCGGCCGTACGGCGCATGCAGCACTAG
- a CDS encoding RsmB/NOP family class I SAM-dependent RNA methyltransferase: protein MTPARRAALAALRQTLDRGQDIQAAVDHLLRDLAPSERPLATELAYGTVRLLGRIQALLRLLLPRFHRLSLLTRRLLELAAYELLFLRVPAHATRSWATQGAKKLLGAKLAALVHASLRRLEAHADLAHDETAFLASAGSIWEWFSLPAWIWALWEQERGLDAARELAAMSLTPAPVGVRLRGQVPPDIAERLRPVARFGGQKGMALETWPQCLEAAEAQGLAVRMSLASQEAVLGLEPLSWPQPVWDACAGRGGKALLVHDLGKQVLASDPNAFRLRGLRNDCRRLGVDLPILQADARKPPLRIPPGTILVDAPCSGLGVLARRPDIRWKRTPDDVTVLARLQAEILDAAGRTLPPGGMLAYLTCTVSRQENEGQLDRLRAQHPQLRLRHCFMTPPEWGEVFFAALLERS, encoded by the coding sequence ATGACCCCTGCCCGCCGCGCCGCCCTCGCCGCCCTGCGCCAAACCCTGGACCGCGGCCAGGACATCCAGGCCGCCGTGGACCATCTCCTGCGCGACCTTGCCCCAAGCGAGCGGCCCCTGGCCACGGAGCTCGCCTACGGCACGGTGCGGCTCCTTGGCCGCATCCAGGCCCTGCTGCGGCTGCTGCTTCCCCGCTTCCACCGCCTCTCGCTGCTCACGCGCCGCCTGCTGGAACTTGCGGCCTACGAACTCCTTTTCCTACGCGTCCCTGCCCACGCCACGCGCTCCTGGGCCACGCAGGGGGCCAAGAAGCTCCTGGGGGCAAAGCTCGCAGCACTGGTGCACGCCAGCTTGCGGCGCCTGGAGGCCCACGCGGACCTTGCCCACGACGAAACCGCCTTCCTTGCCAGCGCCGGCAGCATCTGGGAGTGGTTTTCCTTGCCGGCGTGGATCTGGGCGCTGTGGGAGCAGGAGCGCGGCTTGGACGCGGCCCGGGAACTCGCCGCCATGAGCCTCACGCCTGCACCTGTGGGCGTGCGCCTGCGCGGCCAGGTCCCCCCGGACATTGCCGAGCGCCTGCGCCCCGTGGCCCGCTTTGGCGGCCAAAAAGGCATGGCCCTCGAGACCTGGCCGCAGTGCTTGGAGGCCGCCGAGGCGCAGGGCCTTGCGGTGCGCATGAGCCTCGCCAGCCAAGAAGCCGTCCTTGGTCTTGAACCCCTGTCTTGGCCGCAGCCCGTGTGGGATGCCTGCGCCGGCCGCGGCGGCAAGGCGCTTCTCGTGCACGATTTGGGCAAACAGGTGCTGGCCTCTGACCCCAATGCCTTCCGGCTGCGTGGGCTTCGCAACGACTGCCGGCGCCTTGGGGTAGACCTTCCCATCCTGCAGGCCGACGCCCGCAAACCGCCCCTGCGCATCCCCCCAGGCACCATCCTGGTGGATGCCCCCTGCAGCGGCCTTGGGGTCCTTGCCCGGCGGCCGGATATCCGCTGGAAGCGAACACCTGACGACGTCACCGTCCTCGCCCGCCTCCAGGCCGAGATCCTCGATGCCGCCGGACGCACCCTTCCGCCGGGCGGCATGCTCGCCTACCTTACCTGCACCGTCAGTCGGCAGGAAAACGAAGGACAGTTGGACCGACTCCGCGCCCAGCACCCGCAGCTGCGACTGCGGCACTGCTTCATGACCCCGCCAGAGTGGGGCGAAGTCTTCTTCGCGGCCCTACTCGAACGTTCCTGA
- a CDS encoding DUF116 domain-containing protein, translated as MPQTPTTFPAPPRARKRLFIGLITGSSVLVCLVLVGLWVVPVVGLGAIHPLAPWLLGALVLSAILALSWASLALVLNILLGRPVLGGKRLRGVTVRVFLPLMTMLGRVLGIPPQDVQSSFIRVNNELVSAEGLRVPAERILVLVPHCLQQSRCPQRLTYDVDHCRRCGLCDIGELLKLRDALGLRLAVATGGTIARRIVVENRPQLIIAVACERDLAHGIQDTFPIPVFGILNQRPHGPCRDTRVVLEEVRAAVERFVAGKSA; from the coding sequence ATGCCCCAGACTCCGACCACCTTCCCCGCACCTCCCCGGGCCCGCAAACGCCTGTTCATCGGGCTCATCACCGGCTCTTCAGTATTGGTGTGCCTCGTTTTGGTGGGACTCTGGGTCGTGCCGGTGGTGGGGCTTGGCGCCATCCACCCCTTGGCCCCCTGGCTTTTGGGTGCGCTGGTGCTCAGCGCCATCCTGGCCCTCAGTTGGGCGAGCCTCGCCTTGGTGCTCAACATCCTCCTCGGCCGGCCGGTGCTCGGCGGCAAACGCCTGCGCGGGGTGACGGTGCGGGTGTTCTTGCCCCTCATGACCATGCTGGGCCGGGTCCTGGGCATCCCGCCCCAGGATGTCCAGTCCTCGTTTATCCGGGTGAACAACGAACTCGTGAGCGCGGAAGGCCTCCGCGTGCCCGCCGAACGCATCTTGGTGCTCGTCCCCCATTGCCTGCAACAAAGCCGCTGCCCCCAACGCCTGACCTACGACGTGGACCATTGCCGACGCTGCGGCCTGTGCGACATCGGCGAGCTCTTGAAGCTCCGCGACGCCTTGGGGCTGCGCCTGGCCGTGGCCACAGGAGGCACCATCGCCCGGCGCATCGTGGTGGAAAACCGGCCGCAACTCATCATCGCCGTGGCCTGCGAGCGGGACCTCGCCCACGGCATCCAGGACACCTTTCCCATCCCGGTCTTCGGCATCCTCAACCAGCGCCCCCACGGCCCCTGCCGGGACACGCGGGTGGTGTTGGAGGAAGTCCGCGCCGCGGTGGAGCGTTTCGTGGCAGGAAAGTCCGCATGA
- the fmt gene encoding methionyl-tRNA formyltransferase has translation MAQAERAHLLRIAFFGTPPFAATVFRHLVAFDGATVVAAITQPDRPCGRGHRCQPPAVKVLAMEHAIPVLQPETLKTREAQQALKDLQADLFVVVAYGLILPQAVLDIPPLGAINVHASLLPAYRGAAPIQRAIQDGCPVTGITIMQMDAGMDTGDILLQRSLAIGIDDTAATLHDELADMGGRLLVEALTRLTQGRLMRLPQDHARASYAPKLRKEEGLLSWDRPATVVHNHVRAFHPWPGTWFFWEHEGRRLRLNIHPGRIGATLPPGTAPGTMLGVDDDALAIACADRAYLISRLTPEGGKPMTGRAFACGYLRLCL, from the coding sequence ATGGCTCAAGCAGAAAGAGCGCACCTCCTCCGAATAGCCTTCTTCGGCACCCCGCCGTTCGCGGCCACGGTGTTCCGGCACCTTGTGGCCTTTGACGGGGCCACGGTGGTGGCGGCCATCACCCAGCCGGACCGCCCGTGCGGCCGCGGCCACCGCTGCCAGCCGCCAGCGGTGAAGGTCCTGGCGATGGAGCACGCCATCCCCGTCCTCCAGCCCGAAACCCTCAAGACCCGGGAGGCGCAGCAGGCCCTCAAGGACCTGCAGGCAGATCTCTTCGTGGTGGTGGCCTACGGGCTCATCCTGCCGCAGGCGGTGCTGGACATCCCGCCCCTTGGCGCCATCAACGTCCACGCATCGCTCCTTCCCGCCTACCGCGGGGCCGCTCCCATCCAGCGGGCCATCCAGGACGGCTGTCCGGTGACGGGGATCACCATCATGCAGATGGATGCCGGCATGGACACCGGCGACATCCTCTTGCAGCGCTCCCTGGCCATCGGCATCGACGACACCGCCGCCACCCTCCACGACGAGCTGGCGGACATGGGCGGCCGACTGCTGGTGGAGGCACTGACGCGCCTCACCCAAGGCCGCCTCATGCGCCTACCCCAAGACCATGCGCGGGCGAGCTACGCCCCCAAGCTGCGCAAGGAAGAAGGACTCCTCTCCTGGGACCGTCCCGCCACCGTGGTGCACAACCACGTGCGCGCCTTTCATCCCTGGCCCGGCACCTGGTTTTTCTGGGAGCACGAAGGCCGCCGCCTGCGCCTCAATATCCATCCCGGCCGCATCGGCGCAACCCTGCCGCCAGGGACCGCCCCGGGGACCATGCTCGGCGTGGATGACGATGCCCTCGCCATCGCCTGCGCCGACCGCGCCTACTTGATTTCCCGCCTGACCCCGGAAGGGGGCAAACCCATGACCGGCCGCGCCTTTGCCTGCGGGTATTTGCGGCTGTGTCTCTAA
- the def gene encoding peptide deformylase codes for MARAIRTYPDPVLAQKATPIAEVTEEIRQLAREMLELMYHNDGIGLAAPQVGEGVRLVTMDLSGPKERTAPRVFVNPVLSGHAGEVDSEEGCLSVIGYRTTVPRAERVHLSATDLDGNPIEEDADGLFAICLQHEIDHLDGILFIDRISRLKRTLYEKRLQKWLKQKERTSSE; via the coding sequence ATGGCCCGCGCCATCCGCACCTATCCGGACCCGGTGCTCGCCCAAAAGGCCACGCCCATCGCCGAGGTTACGGAGGAGATCCGTCAGCTCGCCCGCGAGATGCTCGAGCTCATGTACCACAACGACGGCATCGGCCTCGCCGCCCCCCAGGTGGGCGAGGGCGTGCGGCTGGTGACCATGGACCTCTCCGGTCCCAAGGAGCGCACGGCCCCGAGGGTCTTCGTCAACCCCGTACTCTCGGGGCACGCGGGGGAGGTGGACTCCGAGGAAGGCTGCCTCTCGGTGATCGGCTACCGCACCACCGTGCCCCGGGCCGAGCGCGTGCACCTCTCGGCCACGGACTTGGACGGCAATCCCATCGAGGAAGACGCGGACGGACTGTTTGCCATTTGCCTGCAGCACGAAATCGACCATCTGGACGGGATCCTCTTCATCGACCGCATCAGCCGTCTCAAGCGAACCCTCTACGAAAAACGGCTCCAAAAATGGCTCAAGCAGAAAGAGCGCACCTCCTCCGAATAG
- the aspS gene encoding aspartate--tRNA ligase encodes METTTSSCAVDQLDGWRRTHHCAALTAADTGQTVCLMGWVQYRRDHGGLIFIDLRDRNGLTQVVFSPELAPEAHARAHSLRTEYVLAVRGEVRLRPQDMINSNLLTGAIEVYVHELKILATSKTPPFPIEDRVDVSESLRLKYRYLDLRRPTMTRTMLLRHRLCQAARRYLGGLDFVEVETPMLTKSTPEGARDFLVPSRLSPGEFYALPQSPQLFKQLLMCGGLDRYYQIVKCFRDEDLRADRQPEFTQIDIEMSFVDEDQVMEMAEGLVATIVREALGVDIPLPIARLTYAEAMARFGSDKPDLRFGLELTDVTHLVRGSSFKLFADAPMIKALAVPGGGELSRKEIDDFTELAKTYGAAGLAWIKIREDGWQSPIAKFLSETERAGLTEALALKPGDIVFFQAASPAVVYAALGALRLRLGERFGLIDESRLAFTWVTDFPLLEWDADEKRWVAMHHPFTAPKNPEALAQDPAAATARAYDLVLNGNEIGGGSIRIHDAATQERMLAALGITPEEARAKFGFLLDALHFGAPPHGGIAFGLDRLVMLLAGVRSIRDVIAFPKTQKGQCLMTEAPSAVEARQLRELGIRLRETAKEA; translated from the coding sequence ATGGAGACAACGACTTCTTCGTGTGCTGTGGATCAGTTGGACGGCTGGCGCCGCACCCATCATTGCGCCGCCCTCACCGCCGCCGATACGGGCCAAACGGTCTGCCTCATGGGATGGGTCCAGTACCGCCGCGACCATGGCGGTCTCATCTTCATCGACCTGCGTGACCGCAACGGGCTGACCCAGGTCGTCTTTTCCCCGGAGCTCGCCCCCGAGGCCCACGCCCGCGCCCACAGCCTGCGCACCGAATACGTGCTCGCCGTGCGCGGCGAAGTGCGCCTGCGGCCTCAGGACATGATCAATTCCAATCTGCTGACAGGCGCAATCGAGGTCTACGTGCACGAGCTCAAGATCCTCGCCACCTCCAAGACCCCGCCGTTTCCCATCGAAGACCGGGTGGACGTCTCCGAGTCTTTGCGCCTCAAGTACCGCTATCTGGATCTGCGCCGGCCCACCATGACCCGCACCATGCTCCTACGCCACCGCCTCTGCCAAGCGGCGCGGCGCTATCTCGGCGGCCTGGACTTCGTGGAAGTGGAAACCCCCATGCTCACCAAGTCCACCCCGGAGGGCGCGCGGGACTTTTTGGTGCCCAGCCGCCTGTCTCCGGGCGAGTTCTACGCCCTGCCCCAGTCGCCGCAGCTCTTCAAGCAGCTGCTCATGTGCGGCGGCCTGGACCGCTACTACCAGATCGTCAAATGTTTCCGGGATGAAGACCTACGCGCCGACCGCCAGCCGGAGTTCACCCAGATCGACATCGAGATGTCCTTCGTGGACGAAGACCAAGTGATGGAGATGGCCGAAGGCCTGGTGGCGACCATAGTGCGCGAGGCCCTGGGCGTGGACATCCCGCTCCCCATTGCCCGCCTCACCTACGCCGAGGCCATGGCCCGCTTCGGTTCGGACAAGCCGGATCTACGCTTCGGCCTGGAGCTCACGGACGTCACCCACCTGGTGCGCGGCTCGTCCTTCAAGCTCTTTGCCGATGCCCCCATGATCAAAGCCCTGGCCGTGCCCGGTGGCGGCGAACTCTCCCGCAAAGAGATCGACGACTTCACCGAACTGGCCAAGACCTACGGCGCGGCAGGACTGGCCTGGATCAAGATCCGCGAAGACGGCTGGCAATCGCCCATCGCCAAGTTCCTCTCCGAGACCGAGCGCGCAGGCCTCACCGAAGCCTTGGCCCTCAAACCGGGAGACATCGTCTTCTTCCAGGCCGCCTCGCCAGCGGTGGTGTACGCCGCCTTGGGGGCGCTGCGCCTGCGCCTGGGCGAGCGCTTCGGCCTCATCGACGAATCCCGCCTGGCCTTCACCTGGGTCACGGATTTTCCGCTCCTGGAATGGGATGCCGACGAGAAACGCTGGGTGGCCATGCACCACCCCTTCACCGCGCCCAAAAACCCCGAAGCCCTGGCGCAGGACCCGGCCGCGGCCACGGCCCGGGCCTACGACCTGGTGCTCAACGGCAATGAAATCGGCGGCGGCTCCATCCGCATCCACGACGCGGCAACACAGGAGCGCATGCTCGCGGCCCTGGGCATCACCCCCGAAGAGGCCCGCGCCAAATTCGGCTTCCTCCTGGACGCCCTGCATTTCGGCGCCCCGCCCCACGGCGGCATTGCCTTTGGCCTGGACCGTTTGGTGATGCTCCTGGCCGGGGTGCGCAGCATCCGCGACGTCATCGCCTTCCCCAAGACGCAAAAAGGCCAGTGCCTCATGACCGAGGCCCCGTCGGCGGTGGAGGCGCGACAGTTGCGGGAACTCGGCATCCGCCTGCGGGAAACCGCCAAGGAGGCCTGA